One Bartonella kosoyi DNA segment encodes these proteins:
- a CDS encoding MFS transporter, translated as MQVNAATKNRLRVILLGDGIVSFGGWIDYIVILTVSVFYWKADQYDVAFIGAATLFPGIILSKPIGMLVSSKYMIHWLRASLLLRALCTVALLMATTLQGFIVLAVIRAIFNSVAMPAISVLSANSVPECERSRYYSVLNMINSAAKMIGPALGSTLSALWSDTYTLLFSGFLTLLGFMVFCSIGSQPVSMSMIKKANSKTSQQSLYGINWYAYVGVMFIYFAMVFMVNNQLPVILKAMKMNKQALGMLVSASAIGNFLYGFWSVKKSKHRPLTGKISELLMPAMLTMVCFVMISVCFFYLDLLHIETLLLCFFLIGMVSAYFSISSNVYLVTNFNEQIGVASGWVQSIQNLAMLVAPFIGAFVLDHTSSGKLFLLSGMMGLFCLLGIRILVNSSLSIVSSK; from the coding sequence GTGCAAGTAAATGCGGCAACAAAAAATCGCTTGCGGGTGATTTTGCTGGGAGATGGCATCGTGTCATTTGGGGGATGGATTGATTACATTGTAATTTTGACCGTATCCGTGTTCTATTGGAAAGCAGATCAATATGATGTCGCTTTTATTGGGGCTGCAACATTATTCCCTGGAATTATTCTGTCTAAGCCAATTGGAATGCTTGTTAGTAGCAAGTATATGATACATTGGTTGCGGGCGTCACTGCTGTTGCGCGCGCTGTGTACTGTCGCTTTATTGATGGCGACTACTCTGCAAGGATTTATTGTATTGGCAGTCATTCGAGCGATATTCAATAGTGTCGCTATGCCTGCAATTTCCGTTCTTAGTGCAAATTCTGTCCCTGAATGCGAACGGAGCCGTTACTATTCTGTTTTGAACATGATCAATAGCGCGGCAAAAATGATCGGACCTGCTTTGGGCAGTACGCTCTCTGCACTTTGGTCAGACACCTATACTTTATTGTTTTCTGGATTTTTGACATTGCTAGGTTTTATGGTGTTTTGTAGTATTGGTTCGCAGCCTGTCTCAATGTCAATGATAAAAAAAGCAAATAGTAAGACATCACAACAGAGCCTTTATGGGATAAATTGGTATGCCTATGTGGGGGTGATGTTCATTTATTTTGCCATGGTTTTTATGGTGAATAATCAGTTGCCGGTCATTCTTAAGGCAATGAAGATGAATAAACAGGCACTTGGGATGCTGGTATCTGCTTCGGCGATTGGTAATTTTCTATATGGGTTTTGGAGTGTGAAAAAATCAAAACATAGACCCCTTACAGGCAAAATATCGGAGTTGTTAATGCCAGCGATGTTAACAATGGTGTGTTTTGTCATGATCTCCGTGTGCTTTTTTTACTTAGACTTACTCCATATTGAAACTTTGTTGCTCTGTTTTTTCCTCATTGGAATGGTCAGTGCTTACTTTTCCATATCTTCTAACGTTTATCTGGTAACCAATTTTAATGAACAAATTGGGGTCGCTTCTGGATGGGTGCAGTCTATACAAAATTTAGCGATGTTGGTGGCGCCGTTTATTGGAGCCTTTGTTTTAGATCACACTTCTTCGGGGAAGTTATTCCTTCTTTCTGGAATGATGGGATTATTCTGTTTATTGGGGATCAGAATATTGGTAAACAGTTCTTTATCAATTGTTTCTTCTAAATGA
- a CDS encoding helix-turn-helix domain-containing protein, with amino-acid sequence MQAKNSQFQTKNPHFIDVSIGKRIRQRRMAMGLTQKALGNSLGVSFQQIQKYEKGLNRVSASCLLEIATQLQVPISFFYADLLTKDIVSKDHHAHPDQYIYSAQEFSLLKNFRELTRKKQQAIWCLISD; translated from the coding sequence GTGCAAGCTAAAAATTCACAGTTTCAAACCAAAAACCCACATTTTATTGATGTTTCAATCGGCAAAAGAATTCGTCAAAGACGCATGGCCATGGGGCTTACTCAAAAGGCATTAGGGAATTCTTTAGGGGTGAGTTTCCAACAAATTCAAAAATATGAAAAAGGTTTAAACCGTGTAAGCGCAAGCTGTTTACTAGAAATCGCTACACAACTACAAGTTCCAATAAGCTTTTTTTATGCGGATCTTTTAACAAAGGATATTGTCTCAAAAGACCATCACGCACACCCTGATCAATACATCTATAGCGCACAAGAATTTTCCCTTTTAAAAAACTTTAGAGAGCTTACCCGCAAAAAACAGCAAGCGATTTGGTGTCTAATCTCTGATTAG
- a CDS encoding TylF/MycF/NovP-related O-methyltransferase, with the protein MSNIMITALLLCTAMVTAGFVIIDDYKLPGCRTVIDAFRAQERSKNPISFADEKAGVVFWCK; encoded by the coding sequence ATGAGCAACATCATGATAACCGCATTGCTGCTTTGCACTGCAATGGTCACTGCTGGTTTTGTTATTATTGACGATTATAAATTGCCGGGTTGCAGGACAGTCATTGATGCCTTTAGGGCGCAAGAAAGAAGCAAAAATCCTATCAGCTTTGCTGATGAAAAAGCAGGAGTCGTATTTTGGTGCAAGTAA
- a CDS encoding type II toxin-antitoxin system VapC family toxin has translation MRISVDTNVLARAVLQDDKKQGEIASKILREASLIAISLPCLCELIWILRRGAKLSKEEIALMVRNLLATRNVVMNRPAVEAGLAMLEAGGDFADGIISYEGHWLGGETFVSFDKLAIDLLTQNGLSARLLS, from the coding sequence GTGAGGATTTCTGTAGATACAAATGTTTTAGCCCGCGCTGTTTTACAAGATGATAAAAAGCAAGGTGAAATAGCAAGTAAGATCTTAAGAGAAGCTTCTCTCATCGCTATTTCTTTGCCTTGTCTTTGTGAACTTATTTGGATACTCCGCCGCGGGGCAAAATTATCAAAAGAAGAGATTGCTTTGATGGTTCGTAATCTTCTTGCAACGCGTAATGTTGTCATGAATCGACCAGCTGTTGAAGCAGGGCTTGCTATGCTTGAGGCTGGTGGAGATTTTGCTGATGGAATTATATCTTATGAGGGACATTGGCTAGGCGGTGAAACCTTTGTTTCATTTGATAAATTAGCAATAGACCTGCTAACGCAAAATGGGCTCTCAGCAAGACTCCTTTCTTAA
- a CDS encoding AbrB/MazE/SpoVT family DNA-binding domain-containing protein has product MPSLTVTAKGQVTLKRDLLQHLGVKPGERINFDKLPGGELRIKAAQPTSTIDSFIGRFAGKVKKTLTVEEMNEIAASGWAGKK; this is encoded by the coding sequence ATGCCTTCACTAACTGTTACAGCAAAAGGACAAGTGACGCTGAAGCGGGATTTACTCCAGCACCTTGGTGTTAAACCAGGAGAGCGCATCAACTTTGATAAGTTACCAGGTGGTGAACTTCGTATAAAAGCAGCACAGCCTACAAGCACAATTGATAGCTTTATTGGACGATTTGCCGGAAAAGTTAAAAAAACACTGACTGTCGAAGAAATGAACGAAATTGCTGCCTCTGGTTGGGCGGGGAAAAAGTGA
- a CDS encoding MFS transporter, with the protein MKLFFKKSPFALFSSLFISKVGDYAYEVVFVLLVLEVTDNAFLIGLVYFFRFIPFLFFGPIGGWFADNFSLKKNMICSEVVRLFASLFVWITTITGTAHIIVLILAAIGTTIGRSIFQPSFQAAILKMFARKDLTKANSLAQIINEIAAVIGPLVCSLLLFLANKSTVLIFDFFTYFISIILLLNLMSLNASETQSFNFIKIYRETTSYLKAIYTENNNLLITLIGSSVAILFTGAILRFLIPAFVLSVGGEESFVSSLFSLMAVGTIIGGVFYHKIISKVTSLKLMVFWLLYGSVLFVMPLVVVLSFKLLLVFAFVLGFTGAFVDISLVSALQLYSRREDFGKSFGTFSTLANSAEAASGLIAGLFALVGLMSSFLTMSAFIILTGMTGVIKIKKSKTLTPSDTTGEDDH; encoded by the coding sequence ATGAAGTTATTTTTTAAAAAGAGTCCCTTCGCTCTTTTTTCTTCTCTGTTTATTTCTAAAGTTGGTGATTATGCTTATGAAGTCGTTTTCGTTTTACTTGTCTTAGAAGTCACAGATAATGCCTTTTTGATCGGTCTTGTGTATTTTTTTCGATTTATCCCTTTTCTCTTTTTTGGACCTATAGGCGGTTGGTTCGCAGATAATTTTTCTTTGAAGAAAAATATGATCTGCAGTGAAGTGGTGAGATTATTTGCCTCATTATTCGTTTGGATAACCACGATAACAGGGACGGCTCATATTATTGTGCTTATTTTGGCAGCAATAGGTACAACAATTGGAAGAAGTATTTTTCAACCAAGCTTTCAAGCTGCTATCCTGAAAATGTTTGCAAGAAAGGATCTGACTAAAGCAAATAGTCTTGCACAAATTATCAATGAAATTGCCGCCGTCATTGGTCCTTTAGTTTGTTCCCTCCTGCTGTTTTTAGCCAATAAATCCACCGTCCTCATTTTTGATTTTTTTACCTACTTTATCTCTATTATCCTGTTATTGAATCTCATGAGTTTAAATGCAAGTGAGACTCAATCATTCAATTTTATAAAAATTTATCGCGAAACCACTTCTTATCTTAAAGCTATTTATACTGAAAATAATAACTTATTGATTACGCTTATTGGATCGTCGGTTGCTATTCTCTTTACGGGGGCAATTTTAAGATTTTTAATTCCAGCTTTTGTTCTGTCTGTGGGGGGAGAAGAAAGCTTTGTGAGTTCACTTTTTTCTCTCATGGCTGTGGGAACGATTATCGGTGGTGTATTCTATCATAAAATTATATCCAAGGTTACATCATTAAAGCTTATGGTCTTTTGGCTTCTTTATGGGAGCGTTTTATTTGTTATGCCTTTAGTGGTAGTCCTTTCTTTCAAACTCCTTCTCGTGTTCGCTTTTGTTTTAGGATTTACGGGTGCATTTGTGGATATTAGTTTAGTCTCAGCGCTTCAATTATATTCTCGTCGTGAAGATTTTGGTAAGAGTTTTGGAACCTTTTCAACTCTAGCAAACTCTGCTGAAGCTGCGTCTGGCCTTATTGCTGGGCTTTTTGCTCTCGTCGGATTAATGAGCTCTTTTTTAACGATGTCTGCCTTTATCATTCTTACTGGAATGACTGGTGTTATAAAAATTAAAAAAAGTAAAACGTTAACACCCTCTGATACGACAGGAGAGGACGATCATTGA
- a CDS encoding helix-turn-helix domain-containing protein, producing MQTKNSQFQTKNPHFIDIAIGKRIRQRRMAMGLTQKALGNSLGVSFQQIQKYEKGLNRVSASCLLEIATQLQVPISFFYADLLTKDIVSKDHHAHPDQYIYSAQEFSLLKNFRELTRKKQQAIWCLISD from the coding sequence GTGCAAACCAAAAATTCACAGTTTCAAACCAAAAACCCACATTTTATTGATATTGCGATTGGCAAAAGAATTCGTCAAAGACGCATGGCCATGGGGCTTACTCAAAAGGCATTAGGGAATTCTTTAGGGGTGAGTTTCCAACAAATTCAAAAATATGAAAAAGGTTTAAACCGTGTAAGCGCAAGCTGTTTACTAGAAATCGCTACACAACTACAAGTTCCAATAAGCTTTTTTTATGCGGATCTTTTAACAAAGGATATTGTCTCAAAAGACCATCACGCACACCCTGATCAATACATCTATAGCGCACAAGAATTTTCCCTTTTAAAAAACTTTAGAGAGCTTACCCGCAAAAAACAGCAAGCGATTTGGTGTCTAATCTCTGACTAG